TATCCTCCGGTAACGCCCCTATATATACCATGCCGGTGTCGCGTGCTCAAGGGCCGGCGAGGCGCATGCCCTTCTTGCACGGGCGGGACGCCCGCGGCGCCGTGGCATGGGCATCTTGCCCATGCTTTCGGCAAGGCAAGGGCCGGGGCTGACCTTCGGCGTTGACCTACCAGCCCGCCCCGGCCGGTTCTTTCTTTGGACGGCGCACGCGCCGTCGCGGGAACAGGTCTGGACTCCCGGCGCACACTCGCGCGGTTCCCGCCGCGCGACTCCGGCTATCAGGAGCTCGCAACAATCGCAACCCGTTGTTCGTGTTGCGGTTGTCCGGGGTGTCGTTGTTGCGATTCGCTGAACGGCAGTTTCTGGGATTGTTGTTCCACGAGCCGCCACGCACCACCCGGAGTGCCTGTCCCTTCTTCAACCCCTGACAAAAGGCAGGGAGTCGAATACCCGTTCGCGCAGGCGCCACGTGTCTCCGTAAGCGGCGTGCGCATTCCAACTCTGGAGCGATTCCTTGACCCCGGCCCAGGAAATCAAGCCCCTGCGATAGTCTTCCTGCATCTGGCGCATGCGGCGCCGGGCCCGCCGCAGGTTGTCCTGGCGCAGACGGACACGGTCCGGCAGCACGCGAAAGCCCAGGAAATTAACCCCGTCCGCAACTTCCAGAATCTGGGTCTTTGCCCGATGCAAGCGCAGTCGCAATGCGGCAAGCGACGCATCCAGCGCGCCGCGCGCCTCCTCCAATTCCCGTGGGTCATCAGAGAACAACGCGATGTCGTCCACATAGCGCAGATAACGGCGGCCCCCGTAGGCGCAGGCCAAGCGATGGTCCACGCCGTTCAGGTAAACGTTCGCCCATAATTGGCTGGTGAGGTTGCCGATAGGCAGCCCGTGGCGGCGTTCCGCGGGCGTCAACAGGCTGTCGCCCTCGAAGTAGATGCCTGTTGGCTCCTGTTCGTTGCTGTGGTCCAGAATCAGTTCAATCAGCCACAGCGTGTCCGGGCACTTTATTCTGTGCCGGATGATTGCCTTGAGCACGCAATGGTCCATGCTTGGGAAATACTTCTCGACGTCGGCGCGCAGGCAGTAGCGATACCGGCGCGCCAGGGACACGAAATGGTCCAGCGCCTTGTGAGAGCCTTTGCCTTTCCGGTTCGCGTAACAGGAATCGATGAACGCGGCGTCGAACACGGGCTCAATGATGTTGCAGAGGGCGTGGTGCACCACGCGGTCTCGGTAGGGCGCCGCGGAAATGAAGCGGCGCTTCGGTTCGAAGATTACGAAGGTACGATACGGCCCGGGGACGTATGTCTTGTTTCGCAGTTCGTCACGCAGGCCGTGAAGCTGGCCTTCGAGCCCGTAGTTGAAGGCAAGCACGTCCTCGCGAAACCGCTTCGAACGCTGGGCGAGCCGCGCGGCCTCGCACAGGTTCTCGAACGCCGTTACCCGCCAGAAGAGGCTGCCAACACGCTTCATTGCTGCTTTCTCTGTTGGCGAATCCAGCCGCCCAGGCTCTCGCCGATTTCATTGATGCCGCCCGTGGCGTATTCATAGCGCCGGACGTCGAGCAGGCCCAAGTCTCTGCACATGCGGATGAGATAACGCACCACGTCCAAGTCCGCGTTGATTTCCTCGAGCAGCCCCAGCTTGTCACGCCGGTATCGGGCACGGATCAGCTTTTCCAGGATGTCCAGCAAGCGCGCCTCGATACGGTCGCCGAGCACAAACCGGTAGTCGCGCGGAAACGCGTTGACCCGCGGAATCAACCATAAGAGCAGGTCATAAGACCGCTGAATTATGGGCAGTTCTTGTTCGGTCATGGAACGCCAAAAAATTTTGATCGCGCGCTACGCGCGCGATAAGGGTAAAGAGCAAAAGAGCACAGGGCAACAGGGCTACAGTACACAGGGTTACGGAGTCCGCAACAATCGCAACCCGTAGCCCGCGAGGCGGCTGCCCGGGGTGACGCTGATGCGACGCGCCGAACGGCAGCTTCTGGGAGCGTTGCCCCACGAGCCGCCACGCACCACCCGGTACTCGCCCGATGCCGGGCCCGCAGGGTCAGTCACGGAGCCGGACGAGTAGTCTCCATACCAGTCCGAGCACCATTCCCATACGTTTCCATGCATGTCGTGCAGGCCCCACGCGTTCGACGGAAAACTGTCCACTACCACTGTTTTCTCCCGATAGACACCCTTACGGCCATTACCGTAGGTATCGTTGCCGTCGTAGTTCGCCTGCTCCGTTGAAATCGTCTGACCAAAATGGAATGGCGTCGTCGTCCCCGCGCGGCACGCATACTCCCACTGCGCCTCCGTCGGCAGGCGGAAACCGCCCCCGCTCACGCGGCCGTTCAACTTATCAAGGAACTCCTGACAATCCTCCCAGGATACGGACTCCACCGGCAAACGCGGGTCGCCCTTGAAACCGCTCGGGTTGTTTCCCATCCCCCGCTCCCATTGACCCTGCGTCACCTCGTACTTGCCCAGCCAGAAGCCCCGCGTAAGTGTAACTTGATGCTGCGTCTCATCGTCATCGCGCTGCGCCTCGCTCTCCGGGCTGCCCATCGTGAACGTCCCCGGAGGGCACCAGACCAGTTCCAGCGTCACGCCGCCGCCGAGGTCCACCGTCTGCACGTCGCCGGGCTTTGGCTGGCCGGTCGTGACCGTCACCTGCGGCGGCTGGGCGGGTTGGGTCACCGACGGCGGACGCGTAGGCTCCGGCGGCTGCACGACGCTGACCTTCGCCAGCACCACCGGCTTCTGCGTCCACTTGCCCGGCTCGATGCTCACCGTTTCCGTATGGTCTTCGTAGCCCTCGGCGCGAACCGTCACCTGCGCCGTGCCCGCGGGCAGGTTCGATTGCTCGAATGGCTTGGACGACGTCGCCGTGCCCGCTTCGCGGCCGTCCACATACACCGTCGCTCGTGGCACATTCACCGCCACCTGCAGATGCCCCAGCAGCGACGGCGCCACAGGCGGCGGCGGCGCATCGGACGACGCCGGTCCGGGGCCGCCCGCAGGCGCCCGGAAATAGAAACTCCCCGTGAGCGAGGTGCTTTCCCAGGGTTTCTGTGCGCTGGCGGTCGTCTGCAATACCTCCGCGCGCACGCGCTTGAACACTTCCTCGACGGGCAGGCCCGGCACCTGTAACTGTTTGAGCAGGCTTGCGGTATAGACGCTGTTCGCGCCGCTGCCGTCCTCGGCCACCTTGCCCGGGCTGGTCGAATATGCGATGAGACAGCCCACGGCGACGTCCGCGGCGTTCATCGATGCGAGCCCCGCGGCGCCCGTGCGGAAATTGCGCTCAAAGGGGTTGTTACGGCAGGCGTCAAGGATGACGAGGCTCACGCCCGCGCGGGCGCTTTCCATGCGCACCAGCACGCGGTCGGCATCGACGCATTCGTAACGCGCGTCCTTCTCCGCTTTCATGGCCGCATCGACGGGAACGAGGTAGTTGCGTCCTTCGACCTGAAGGCCGTGGCCCGCATAGTAAAAGAGCGCCGTTCCACCTTCACCGATATGGTCTCCGAACGCGTCGATAGCCTCCTCTATCGCGCGCAGCCCCGCATCGGTCTTCAACGTGACCTCGAACCCGCACGCACGCAGCGCCTCGGCCATCGCGTTCGCGTCATTGACCGGGTTGCGCAGCGGCGCGGACGCATAGGCTGAATTGCCGATGACCAAGGCGACTCGCGCGCCGCTCGAAGCCGCCACCGGCGGCGCGGCCGTGCCCCCGCCGCCGCGGTCCTGTGCGGCGAAGACCGCACCGCAGATAAGAAACAGCCCCAGACACGCATATACGGAACACCCGAAGCGACACATAGTCTGCAACACCTCATCTTACGCGCAATGCGCACCCTTCGAGGCTTGTCTCGCCGCAAAGCATGACCCGCGTGGAGTACAAAAAGAGTTGTTTCGGCCGACAAGATACCCGTCCAACGTTCCCGCAGACACGCTGTTTCCACCGCACATCTTGAAGGGTGGGACGCGAGACGCTAGGGAACAATTGTTGCGTGGTGGATGAAATCCAGACGCGGGAAATTCTCTTTAAGGTAAAACGCTCCTTCCCTTCGGATACGTCCCTGATCGGGGCGCTCTCCGTATTCTGCGTTGATCGCCTTGACAACGTCCATGCCTTCTACAATTTCGCCAATAGGGGCGAAGCCCATGCTGTCCAGCTTCGCGTTGTTACCTATGTTAATGAAAAGCTGCGTCGTGCGTGTGTTTTCGCCACCCGACGCGAAACTCACCGTGCCGGCCGCGTTCGTTTGTCGAACTGGGTCGTCGGGCAGCTCAGAATCGTCCCACTGCGCTCCAACTTGCGGGTCAGCTGGAATTCCAAATTGGATGACGAACCCAGGCACGACACGAAAGAATGCCGCTCCGTCGTAGAACTGTCTGCAAACCAAGTCATAAAACCGCTGGGCTCCAAGAGGTGCCCATTGCTTGTGGCATTCGATGACAAACACGCCCTTACTGCATTCGACTCGAACCCGGAACACATCAGACGTGTTTTCCGACGCAACCACCGCGGGCTGGCGCGTAGGTTCCGGCGGTTGCACGACGCTGGCCTTGGCCAGCACCACCGGCTTCTGCGTCCACTTGCCCGGCTCGATGCTCACCGTTTCCGTATGGTCTTCGTAGCCGTCGGCGCGCACCGTCACCTGAGCCGTGCCCGCGGGCAGGTTCGACTGCTCGAACGGCTTGGACGACGTCGCCGTGCCCGCTTCGCGACCGTCCACGTACACCGTAGCTCGCGGCGCATTCACCGAGACCTGCAACCCGCCGACGAGCGGCGCGGCATCCGGCGGCGGCGGCAATGCGGCCGTGGTCGTTGCCGTTTGCGGCTCCGTGAAATAGAAGCGCCCCACCAGCGAGGTGTTCTCCCAGGGGATTTGCGCGTCGTTGGTCTGACGCGACACATCGGCGCGTACGGACTTGAATACCTCTTCCACGGGCAGCCCCGGCTGCCGCAGGTACTGCACCAGGTTCGCCGTGTAAACGCTGTTCTCGCCGTCGCCGTCCGCGGCAACCGAGCCAGGCGCGGTCGCGTAGGCGATCAGCACGCCCTTCGCCGCCTCCATCGTGGCCAGACCCGCGGCTGTGGTGCGGACGCTGCGCGGGAAGGGATTATTGCGGCAGGCATCCAGGATGAGCAGATTGACCGATGCGCCGCTGTTCTTCATCTTAGCCAGGACCAGGCCCACGTTGGTGCAGCGGAACTTCACCTCGTCCTCGGATTCCGGCTGCGCCGTCACCGGAACGAGATAGTTCTCACCATTCACCTGCATGCCGTGACCCGCGTAGTAGAACAGAGCCGCGCCCGCGCCGCGGATGCGTTCGCCGAAGGCGGTCACGGCCTTCTCCATCGTTTCGAGGTCGCAGTCGGTCTTGACGGTCACCTCGAACCCGCACGCACGCAGCGCCTCGGCCATCGCGTTCGCGTCGTTCACCGGATTACGCAGCGGCGAAGCTGCATAGGCCGAATTGCCGATGACCAGTGCCACGCGCGCGCTTCCGGAGCCGCCGGGCGGCGGCGCGGCCGTGCCCCCGCCGCCGCGGTCCTGCGCGGCGAAGACGGGGCACACGGCCGCCAAGAACATGATGCCAAAGGCGATTGACCGCCGACTCATGGAGGTCCCTCCTTCCGCGCGGGCAAGAGACTACCGCCGCCCCGGATTTTTTCGCTGTTGTGTCTTTCGGCGCTTCGGGGTCACGACCCGCTGGCCGAGAGTGGCTTGAAACCGCCGCAAGTCCTCACAGATGCGATGCAGGTCGCCGCCGAACAACCGCGTGTGCTCCATGCGGTGCGCACGCACCTCCGCGACATAGGGGTCTTTCATGAGTCTTCCTCCAGAAACGTATCGGGGGAAACAATCTCGGGGCAGGCATATCCCGCATTTTCAACTGTCTGGCGTATCCTCATTTTCGTAAACGGGTTGTTCATGTGCGAAAAATTCCAGGTGACAATAAAGTCCATCCCCGAGGCCGCCGCACGTAGTAGCTTACAACGCTCGTCTCAATGTAGACGTTTCGCTTCATGTCAAAAGACTATCACGGGCGGAACTACCCCGCAAGCAAAGCGGCACTCACAGTATGGGCGCCGGAGCCGCCAGGCGGCGCTGCCGTGCCCCCGCCGCCGCGGTCCTGGTTCGACAGCGCCAATGCTGGTTTCAGCAGCAGAACCATAAGCAACGCTGTAATGTTGTAATGTTGTTCGTCTGAATTCTCATGTTGCGGAAAGGCACCTTGGCCGGTCTCCCGTATTTGTTGATTGCGTCTTCCTTTTCGAATAACGTGACACACCACGAGATGGCCGAAATACACCCCGACCCCACGGCTATCTTGCGTTACGAAACTCAGTGTTCATCGAGCAGTTCCCGGATATCCAGACCCATGGCCTCGGCCCTCTGGTAGAGGCGGTCGGCTTCGGCTTTGTCTTTGCGCACCTGGAAACCGTCCCGATAGCAGCTACCAAGCATTGCCATGGCGAGCGCATTTCCCCTGTCTGCTGCTTCTCGTACATACTCGACGGCTCTTGCCGGGTCTGAATCCCAGTATTCGAGGGCCAACATGATCGAGGCAAATGTGCTTCCCTTGCCGCGCGCCTTCTCGAGCCATTGCCTGCACCTGGCAGAGTCAACCGGCACACCCCACCCTTCCGAATAGGCCATCCCCAGTCCCAGTTCCGCCAGAGAGTCACCGCCCTTCACCGCTTCAAGCAAAAGCCCCCCTGCCTTGTCTTCGTCGAGCGTCAGGCTGGGATGCGGGGCCAAGTAGCAGAAAGCCAGCAAGACTTGCCCTTGTGGCACGCCCAAGTCGGCGGCACGTTGAATCATGTCCAGTTCCGTGCCGTCCATGAAATCGTTGAAACTGCCTTCCATGAGTTTCCAGTCCACTCCACGTTCAAGGGAATCACGGACGCGAACGTACGTGGGCGTGATGACGGAAACAATCTGCGTAATGGCAGCAGCGTCCGTGGCAGCGGACGTCTGAGGAGGCGCCGGGACCGGCGTGGGCATTGTGCCGGCCCGCGCTAGAATCACGTCGCCCGAAATATCCGCCAGCAGCCGCGGTGTCTGTCGAAGGGCTTTCTGGGCGGCCCAACGGCGCGTCTGCTCGAAG
The window above is part of the Candidatus Hydrogenedentota bacterium genome. Proteins encoded here:
- a CDS encoding SUMF1/EgtB/PvdO family nonheme iron enzyme → MCRFGCSVYACLGLFLICGAVFAAQDRGGGGTAAPPVAASSGARVALVIGNSAYASAPLRNPVNDANAMAEALRACGFEVTLKTDAGLRAIEEAIDAFGDHIGEGGTALFYYAGHGLQVEGRNYLVPVDAAMKAEKDARYECVDADRVLVRMESARAGVSLVILDACRNNPFERNFRTGAAGLASMNAADVAVGCLIAYSTSPGKVAEDGSGANSVYTASLLKQLQVPGLPVEEVFKRVRAEVLQTTASAQKPWESTSLTGSFYFRAPAGGPGPASSDAPPPPVAPSLLGHLQVAVNVPRATVYVDGREAGTATSSKPFEQSNLPAGTAQVTVRAEGYEDHTETVSIEPGKWTQKPVVLAKVSVVQPPEPTRPPSVTQPAQPPQVTVTTGQPKPGDVQTVDLGGGVTLELVWCPPGTFTMGSPESEAQRDDDETQHQVTLTRGFWLGKYEVTQGQWERGMGNNPSGFKGDPRLPVESVSWEDCQEFLDKLNGRVSGGGFRLPTEAQWEYACRAGTTTPFHFGQTISTEQANYDGNDTYGNGRKGVYREKTVVVDSFPSNAWGLHDMHGNVWEWCSDWYGDYSSGSVTDPAGPASGEYRVVRGGSWGNAPRSCRSARRISVTPGSRLAGYGLRLLRTP
- a CDS encoding group II intron reverse transcriptase domain-containing protein; translation: MKRVGSLFWRVTAFENLCEAARLAQRSKRFREDVLAFNYGLEGQLHGLRDELRNKTYVPGPYRTFVIFEPKRRFISAAPYRDRVVHHALCNIIEPVFDAAFIDSCYANRKGKGSHKALDHFVSLARRYRYCLRADVEKYFPSMDHCVLKAIIRHRIKCPDTLWLIELILDHSNEQEPTGIYFEGDSLLTPAERRHGLPIGNLTSQLWANVYLNGVDHRLACAYGGRRYLRYVDDIALFSDDPRELEEARGALDASLAALRLRLHRAKTQILEVADGVNFLGFRVLPDRVRLRQDNLRRARRRMRQMQEDYRRGLISWAGVKESLQSWNAHAAYGDTWRLRERVFDSLPFVRG
- a CDS encoding caspase family protein; the protein is MRIKVMFSFLAALSLVAGVFAQQRGAGGAEAPASSDCQKWAVIIGVGDYEDPGLSDLPNTVRDATAVRDALLGVAGGFDPGNVVLMTPDASEPMHRPTRSKILGILSQWVGLTGPQDTLLVYFAGHGMEDGDRLYLMPQDAITADVANTGLSYSLFESKLDEATAKCKVVILDACHSGAGRGAATMTPGMMRDIERYSEGKITLASCQQSEVSHEYDREEHGAFTWFLLDGLRGSADENKDSLIGALELSRYVFEQTRRWAAQKALRQTPRLLADISGDVILARAGTMPTPVPAPPQTSAATDAAAITQIVSVITPTYVRVRDSLERGVDWKLMEGSFNDFMDGTELDMIQRAADLGVPQGQVLLAFCYLAPHPSLTLDEDKAGGLLLEAVKGGDSLAELGLGMAYSEGWGVPVDSARCRQWLEKARGKGSTFASIMLALEYWDSDPARAVEYVREAADRGNALAMAMLGSCYRDGFQVRKDKAEADRLYQRAEAMGLDIRELLDEH
- a CDS encoding SUMF1/EgtB/PvdO family nonheme iron enzyme → MGRGQGIAPELECARRLRRHVAPARTGIRLPAFCQGLKKGQALRVVRGGSWNNNPRNCRSANRNNDTPDNRNTNNGLRLLRAPDSRSRAAGTARVCAGSPDLFPRRRVRRPKKEPAGAGW
- the avd gene encoding diversity-generating retroelement protein Avd, whose protein sequence is MTEQELPIIQRSYDLLLWLIPRVNAFPRDYRFVLGDRIEARLLDILEKLIRARYRRDKLGLLEEINADLDVVRYLIRMCRDLGLLDVRRYEYATGGINEIGESLGGWIRQQRKQQ
- a CDS encoding caspase family protein; protein product: MSRRSIAFGIMFLAAVCPVFAAQDRGGGGTAAPPPGGSGSARVALVIGNSAYAASPLRNPVNDANAMAEALRACGFEVTVKTDCDLETMEKAVTAFGERIRGAGAALFYYAGHGMQVNGENYLVPVTAQPESEDEVKFRCTNVGLVLAKMKNSGASVNLLILDACRNNPFPRSVRTTAAGLATMEAAKGVLIAYATAPGSVAADGDGENSVYTANLVQYLRQPGLPVEEVFKSVRADVSRQTNDAQIPWENTSLVGRFYFTEPQTATTTAALPPPPDAAPLVGGLQVSVNAPRATVYVDGREAGTATSSKPFEQSNLPAGTAQVTVRADGYEDHTETVSIEPGKWTQKPVVLAKASVVQPPEPTRQPAVVASENTSDVFRVRVECSKGVFVIECHKQWAPLGAQRFYDLVCRQFYDGAAFFRVVPGFVIQFGIPADPQVGAQWDDSELPDDPVRQTNAAGTVSFASGGENTRTTQLFINIGNNAKLDSMGFAPIGEIVEGMDVVKAINAEYGERPDQGRIRREGAFYLKENFPRLDFIHHATIVP